The sequence cccgccGGCTGCAGGGCCGGGCCCAGCCCGAGGCTCGAGTGGCTGCGGGCCGGGGAGCTCCGGGCCCTCCCGGTGTGCCCAGGCGGCAGCAAtggagggggggcgggagagaTTCCCCCCGTCCAGTGTCTTCCCCCCTTCCTTAGCCACGCGGCCAGGGCTGCCCTGAGGAGACTTGTGGCCTGGGTGACTGCCCTGCTCGGAGTGTGGCTGCAGCCTCGGGGCTCTTTGCCAATGCAAAGTACCGCAACATAAACCAAAAACCAACCTCCCCCGCAGCAGCGCGGCCTGCCCCCCAGGGCTGGGCTTTGCTCCAGGCGTGGCCATTTGGTGCATGCAAGTGTCCAGTTGCCTTACAACTCCAGCCAGAATCAACGTGATTTAAAACTAAGTCAGTGTCGTTTGGTgcatttgggggagggatagctcagtggtttgatcgTTGGCCTTCTACACCCAGGgttgcaagttcaatccttgagggagccatttagggattggggcaaaaattggggattggtcctgctttgagcagggggttggactaggtgacttcctgaggtcccttccaaccctggtattctatgattaataCTTATGCTAGTACCCCGCCATCTCAGGCAGGATGGGCTCGATTATGCTAGGTACTGAACAAATGCATGGAAAGAGTTCTATCTGAAGAGCCTATGATCTAATATCAGCCTGTGTGTTCCTGCCAGCTGTTGAGGAGTCCTGAGCCTCTGGCTGGCGAAGCAATTACTTTCTCATCCAGGTTTGTTCATTTGCTCTGAATTACATTTTCTTCTGTGCTTTTAAACATAATGTGCAAAATACAGCAGGTTGAAGTAACGATACTCTATCACAGTGCTGTCCGTTTCAACGGAAACCTCATTCTTGCCTTGAGCCTTCAAAAGACATATTCCACCTTGCTTCTGTTCCTGCTAAGGAAGTAGTTTGAAGTAATGTCTGCCAGATTAATCGGGGTAGGGTTTTCTAAGGGTTGGTAGGCAGGATCTTCTAAAATCACAGCAGGGCTAAAAAGGGCTATCCTTGTCTCTGTGTGTGGTTGACCCTACTGACTGATCTATTCCATCTGCTTTGGAACAGCCCAGTGTTCTCAGGTTTGTGCATTGTGCCCTTTGCCAGGCTACCTTATGTGAACATTGAAGAGCTGACCTCTGATGCAACAGGATTTACATCTCTCTGGAATTTGTCATTCTGGTCACTGTTGTTTTATTCAGAATCCGAATGACGGTACTGTCTATTTCCATATTGCAGCATAAGGAAATTTAGTTTACAATTGCTGAGCATTCTTGCAAGTATATATTTATACTTTGATCACACCTGCTGCATGAATTTGTACCGCTGTATACACTTCCCACACAATAGCCTGTATGTAGACTTCCAACCCCCAAATTAACATCCCATCAAGCAGTAATTACTTGAGGTTCCTGGCTTCCAGAGAGAAATCTTCACTATATTGCCTAAAGTGAGAGGAGCTCTCATCCAGGTACTCTTGTGTGGGAGTGAGCACCTCACAAAAATTGAAAAGATCTCATTGCTCTGCATCCATTGCTCCTCATCCCAGGTCTCCACCATCATGTTTTCACCAGTCTGTGGATGTGTTTCTGCCCCCAAAACGGTACTCAGTCTAGTAAGATCTAGAGATAGGGACCTTGAGTGAGTGTGGGTTTCATTAACAAAGTAGTGCCATTATTTAAGGCTGTCTTCTAATTCTTATGGGCCTCATTCTTTGCTGAGATTCTACTCCGCTTATCTAGGACCTTCAGCAGCCAGTTGACGATGCTTCCAGGAATTCAGTCAGAAATGGGCTTTGCTTAGCATAGAGACAAACTGTGCTTCTCCTGTGTATACCCTATAGTGTCGTTTAAACAGAAAATTGCATCAGTTTCTGGGGAAAATTCTAAGATGTTCTCCTACAAGCTCCCCTTTTGGGGAGCTGTGTGATAGGTACTTTGACGTATAATTAAGTGTTGGAGGGAGTACTGTGTGGGGACACTGAATTTTTTCAGGAACAAATGCTTTTATAAATGCTTAGCTGAACCATTACAGTTAGCATTTAATATAGATGGACTTTTTCTTATTTCCAAATCAAATAtgaaaatcctcccccccccacttgtaCCTGATCTTTCCCTATTTGCACTTCTctcccaataataataataatagtaataaactCTTGTTACCTCAAAGGCTTCTTAATAGTTTCCATTGTAACCTGACCCTTCCACATCTACTTTTCCTGTCTTCCAGGAAAAGCCTGGGAGAAACAAAATATCTGCCATAAATCCTAAAGATAATCAAATCTAATCTGCGGTGAATCATGGTGCTTAGGACTATGTGTATTATGCCACCTCTGGGTGGGTTGTTTGCAGCACGGATTGTACAGAGGACCTCTATGCTAAAAGACCCTGCTCTCTTAACTCAAAGACTTTAATGTAGCTGTAAATCTCTGTGGCCTACCTATTAGATGGAGACCAACAAActgttaagtttcagagtggtagccgtgttagtctgtatcagcaaaaagaacaaggagtacttgtggcaccttaaagactaacaaatttatttgagtataagctttcatgggctaaaacccacttcatcgaacGTTACACATGGAGATTGGTCTGAGTGAACTGGTGTAGAACATGTCGAGTTAATTTCCTTGCTCTGATGGAGTCTGTATTGAACTCTTACCATTATTTAAATCTAGTCTTTAATCTTCTAACCCATATTTTACACTGTGACCtttatgtttttgtcttttagataaagaaaagaaggaaaaacttgAGGAGGATGAAGCTGCAGCTGCCAGCACTATGGCAGTCTCTGCCTCCCTCATGCCTCCCATCTGGGACAAAACCATCCCTTATGATGGGGAATCTTTCCACCTGGAGTACATGGATCTGGATGAGTTCCTCCTGGAGAATGgaatcccttccagccctgctcaCCTCGGCTTGAACCAGAACCCGCTTCTGCCTGTGGCTGAGCTGGAAGGAAAAGAGCCCACCAGCGCATCTGCTGCCTCTCCTCCCTCATCATCTTCCACTGTAGTTTTCCAACCATCTGAAGCTGCCTCCGGCACAGGTAGGTGAAATACTTTGAAGCCTTGTGAATGGTTTCTGCTGTTGTGATATGTAAAGAGGCCTCCTTAACCTGGGGAGAAGCACTACCATCCTGAGGAGATTAGCTTCAGAAGCGTAAACAGCATAAACAGTGTTTAGCCTATAGAGTCTCATTCATCTGTAAGTTCCTGCTAATCTTTATGAAGAGGTCTTTCCCAGCCCCAAaataacttagggcttgtctacacttacccgAACATCCACGCTGCAGCAATTGATGCATCGGCAGTCGATCAttctcctgttgactcctgtactccacctgatcgagaagagtaaggggagtcaatgggagagcggcTCCCTTCGACATCACGTAGTATGGTccctgtggtaagtagatctaagctacattgATTTgagttacgttattcacgtaactcaaattgcgtagcttagatcgacttttccctttagtgtagacaaggccttaatgcCACTGCTGCTTAGCCACTTCACATTCAGTGTATCTGATTGCAGATCTTGTGGCTGTTGatgctagagctgggtgaatgagcctggataaaataagaaccagCCCAAACATTCCCCAACAACTGAAGCTGGACTTTTTTTAAGGTTTTAAtatctgtcttttaaaaaaaacaaaaaacacattgcTTCTGTGCTGTTTTGTTTCTTGCTGGAATTGGCAAATCTGAAATACCAACTTTCTGATTGGTACTTCTGACCTAGCAAGCGTCTGGAATTCCTTGAATTCTTGTGAAAGAATCTGTTACTATAAGATCTGCAGTCTTGATAGGTTCAGATAAGCTTTTGAACACCTTGGTGGTTCAGTCCATTGAGGTAAGCCATTAGTAGTTAGTGTACATCCAATGAACTGTGCTTTATGGAAATGTTATAATAAAGCCTTTCATTTGGCTTGTGAAATGTGACAGCTAAGTTTTTTGGACAGAGGCTGTTTATACTTTAGTTTGAAGCTCCAAGGAATGCTTGGAAGTCTCTTGAGTACCTGAGGTGAGAAAGGAGAGACaaagaaataaaacacatttctgGTGCCTCCACCTTAGCTACCCGTGACCTGATCCTAGATAGCAGTGTGCGTATCTGGAGAGGACCTTCACTTTTCTGTTTAGTGCTGGACTTGGGAACTCCACACAATAACACTGCACAGACTTAATGGCTATTTTGTGAGGAAAAGAACCTGCAAGATGGCTTTATGGAAAGGGCCTGAACCCTGACCCCCTTTCCACGAACCTGGTAGACATATGCACAACATGGAGTACAAAGGTTTTCGACAGGAGAGAGGAAAGAAACCATGCATCAAGTGCTCACTTATTGACTCCATGTTTATATATGATGTGTTTTATGTTATCCTTTGGGTATAGTTTTTGATGTTGCTTCTCCTAAACTCTTGTGTAGTGTTGCTAATGTTTTACTGCCCAGAtatgtggctgcatttcactggtggaAGAAGAGATTTATTTATCCCTACCTATATTTCACTTAGTGCTAAAATTTGCAGTTCATCAATGTGAAAGATGTATATAAACATAAAGTTACTGTAATGTGGCTTTTAACTCATGTCTTTAAAGATCATGCTACCAATCTGTTTCTGTTACAGTACACATCTCTTCCACACCAGGCCCTCTGTTATTACTCTTCCATTTACATATAACAAATAAGGAAGAACATGATGTgtggatttttatcaaacctctATTTTTCATGCTGCAAATCAAATTTTTATGGTCTTCCGTGGGCTCAGTGAGAGAAATCTCTAGGCCAGCTCATGCTTCTGTGGGAATTTCTGAGCCATAAATGGCAGGGAGCTAGAACTCTGAATTTCTGATTTCACTCTGTTGGAGCAAATACTTCTTATATGTAGCGAGGTGCACAAGGCCGCAAGATTTTTGCTGAAGGGAGAAACTTTGATATCTTTCTGCCATTTTTATCTTGTGTGTCTCATTCTGGGCATGCATGCCCAGGGCTTGTATTTCTTCCATGGTGACGCAGGTTACCCAGCACTTCTGTGTAAGGTTGCGATGTTATCTCTTGCAGGGGATGGAACTATGTCTTGTACAGTACTGAGTTCACTATTAAATAGAAGTGATAAATGTGGCATACACGAGGACAGTGAGCAGAGATGCCCATATATGGGTACCTGGATTTATTTTCTTCATCATGCTGATCTCCTATTGTGATGTTTACTGCCTTTTACTAGACTCCTCcccagagagtgagagagagactccGAGCCCCGTTGATCCAGAGTGCATTGAGATTGATGTGAACTTTAATCCTGACCCTGCTGACTTAGTGCTCTCCAGCGTGCCCGGTGGTGAGCTCTTCAATCCTCGCAAGCACAAGTTTGCTGAAGAGGACCTGAAACCACAGCCCATGATTAAAAAGGCCAAGAAGGTTTTTGTCCCAGATGAGCAAAAGGTAACAGACTTCTTATATCAGACTGATAAGGCTTTACTCAGTGTGTGGGGGTCTTTTTTTGTATGTTGAAATACATTTGGGGCAAGGCCAGTGGGCCATACCTACTGGGTTGAGTGGAGAACGTTGCTCAGAAGAGGGTTGGAAGACTGATTCCTATTCATCTGTAAGGCCCTTACTGCTTTAACTTGGAACAGTGAGTGAATTGTTGGGCAGGAGTGACTTGTGGTGGTAGACGCAGAAAAGGATGGAAAAACTAAGTTGTGTCAGCTCATTCCTCCTTTGCTCTTCC is a genomic window of Natator depressus isolate rNatDep1 chromosome 1, rNatDep2.hap1, whole genome shotgun sequence containing:
- the TEF gene encoding thyrotroph embryonic factor isoform X5; translation: MSGCDNLGVPPAMDFPEVLKSLLEYSLPWADTLADKEKKEKLEEDEAAAASTMAVSASLMPPIWDKTIPYDGESFHLEYMDLDEFLLENGIPSSPAHLGLNQNPLLPVAELEGKEPTSASAASPPSSSSTVVFQPSEAASGTDSSPESERETPSPVDPECIEIDVNFNPDPADLVLSSVPGGELFNPRKHKFAEEDLKPQPMIKKAKKVFVPDEQKDEKYWTRRKKNNVAAKRSRDARRLKENQITIRAAFLEKENTALRTEVAELRKEVGKCKNIVSKYETRYGPFDLSDSE
- the TEF gene encoding thyrotroph embryonic factor isoform X3 produces the protein MPGRAARQEAAAGSAGAAASAQQERSLAGTFPLVLKKLMENPPRHARLDKEKKEKLEEDEAAAASTMAVSASLMPPIWDKTIPYDGESFHLEYMDLDEFLLENGIPSSPAHLGLNQNPLLPVAELEGKEPTSASAASPPSSSSTVVFQPSEAASGTDSSPESERETPSPVDPECIEIDVNFNPDPADLVLSSVPGGELFNPRKHKFAEEDLKPQPMIKKAKKVFVPDEQKDEKYWTRRKKNNVAAKRSRDARRLKENQITIRAAFLEKENTALRTEVAELRKEVGKCKNIVSKYETRYGPL
- the TEF gene encoding thyrotroph embryonic factor isoform X1; translated protein: MPGRAARQEAAAGSAGAAASAQQERSLAGTFPLVLKKLMENPPRHARLDKEKKEKLEEDEAAAASTMAVSASLMPPIWDKTIPYDGESFHLEYMDLDEFLLENGIPSSPAHLGLNQNPLLPVAELEGKEPTSASAASPPSSSSTVVFQPSEAASGTDSSPESERETPSPVDPECIEIDVNFNPDPADLVLSSVPGGELFNPRKHKFAEEDLKPQPMIKKAKKVFVPDEQKDEKYWTRRKKNNVAAKRSRDARRLKENQITIRAAFLEKENTALRTEVAELRKEVGKCKNIVSKYETRYGPFASLIPPEHQGGR
- the TEF gene encoding thyrotroph embryonic factor isoform X2; amino-acid sequence: MPGRAARQEAAAGSAGAAASAQQERSLAGTFPLVLKKLMENPPRHARLDKEKKEKLEEDEAAAASTMAVSASLMPPIWDKTIPYDGESFHLEYMDLDEFLLENGIPSSPAHLGLNQNPLLPVAELEGKEPTSASAASPPSSSSTVVFQPSEAASGTDSSPESERETPSPVDPECIEIDVNFNPDPADLVLSSVPGGELFNPRKHKFAEEDLKPQPMIKKAKKVFVPDEQKDEKYWTRRKKNNVAAKRSRDARRLKENQITIRAAFLEKENTALRTEVAELRKEVGKCKNIVSKYETRYGPFDLSDSE
- the TEF gene encoding thyrotroph embryonic factor isoform X6; the protein is MSGCDNLGVPPAMDFPEVLKSLLEYSLPWADTLADKEKKEKLEEDEAAAASTMAVSASLMPPIWDKTIPYDGESFHLEYMDLDEFLLENGIPSSPAHLGLNQNPLLPVAELEGKEPTSASAASPPSSSSTVVFQPSEAASGTDSSPESERETPSPVDPECIEIDVNFNPDPADLVLSSVPGGELFNPRKHKFAEEDLKPQPMIKKAKKVFVPDEQKDEKYWTRRKKNNVAAKRSRDARRLKENQITIRAAFLEKENTALRTEVAELRKEVGKCKNIVSKYETRYGPL
- the TEF gene encoding thyrotroph embryonic factor isoform X4; protein product: MSGCDNLGVPPAMDFPEVLKSLLEYSLPWADTLADKEKKEKLEEDEAAAASTMAVSASLMPPIWDKTIPYDGESFHLEYMDLDEFLLENGIPSSPAHLGLNQNPLLPVAELEGKEPTSASAASPPSSSSTVVFQPSEAASGTDSSPESERETPSPVDPECIEIDVNFNPDPADLVLSSVPGGELFNPRKHKFAEEDLKPQPMIKKAKKVFVPDEQKDEKYWTRRKKNNVAAKRSRDARRLKENQITIRAAFLEKENTALRTEVAELRKEVGKCKNIVSKYETRYGPFASLIPPEHQGGR